A part of Aegilops tauschii subsp. strangulata cultivar AL8/78 chromosome 2, Aet v6.0, whole genome shotgun sequence genomic DNA contains:
- the LOC109761873 gene encoding BRCT domain-containing protein At4g02110-like, with the protein MRPHDGEDDGVGDGDGDERLFAGVRFALVGFDPASESQYRSEIVRRGGADAGGHGAAGCTHVVVFGLVYDDPVCVAAREGGKKVVTELWVDDSLDAGVIADADRVLYKPVRDLEGIPGSQSLNICLTGYQKNGREDIMKMVTLMGAQFSKPLISHKVTHLICYKFEGEKYELAKMVNINLVNHQWLEDCLKAWEILPVDNYNRSGWEQEMMEVQVQDSEDEAEDAGRGLSHSRSIARSVSVTGIRMGTHVDPDVRASVHGITVSLGNTDITAGRHLGTPEQGREDVCIRPLDVRADIQSTHNTNGVTNSADPEAHDSIRPPINSSSNEKAPGDHITRDETKDGDKRPLAASPLNTNGLTDCADHLVHEATMVSPIPVVNKHNIDGEYLDNPCQFTGNNVSLLTSSAESLLKKALHSSRISGNVDHKDDGPVVDLADKVGQANVEGTAAFLKANLVSPGNSASKTTPILSYSRKRSRKSVSPGTNLNSVDQTASPQSFERNTPNVEFNISASVKSNDKISELADAKSLRDEAIKDVNRPDSVLAQTKSRLSSASPKLLNGGTDSATGTANSPFSSRGIASDAATVSDLGENSTGSRPIKATGKVNSDVIVNHTERQKSDSSRKKLLSYRRTSLKLARSSEAEKLPEIFDNETKVELPAKAKELAQHEAAAEKECAISPSIDPEVEKTISSFSRQNQNVAMSSASQVNIIEAVATDSQHDKEVSHATMEAGARKVSASRVKNAGAKRLRSATNGRRQSSARCKSESKSKHGIEAVLSHENVEAEKGNNCTSPNAAECRTSFPEEILRSRADTIAKNSLNANSEMNDVLAASKMEFVNVISKGSKPKKLPSGATADQFQRGSSEKGAYVIARSAVPEVSQPADIEMADAPTADKDEAVSLKSKFCDAVPQASTEKLSSTASADNHETCTPDRVPKNRVRKAVAKRKISATQQYVSGSEPCNTAGVFPSEAEVDIMKRAGECSTNAGKAMADKDVQSANKDGTANEVGSFCKDSFEDISEDAQKTKPRSSKKKKVADAMDGSTDIDKENVPSKDVQNKKPRSSKKKKVPDAMDGSTDHNKENVPSKDVQNTKPRSSKKKKVAGAMDGSTDHNKENVPSNANPFPKSKYGNNRVSSKCITKSVQNGKDVPGDHSIREGNDCTTLALLEPTWFILSGHGLLRKDCMSILRRLKGRVCRGSHQWSFQATHFIAPELRRTEKFFAAAAAGRWILKSDYLSACNEAGKFVEEEPFEWHGDGPNNGDTISLDAPRKWRQLRQRTGHGAFHGMKIIIYGECISPSLDTLKRVVKAGDGTILATSPPYTRVLKHGASFAVVSAGVSGTDAWVQEFVSHNIPCISADYLVEYVCKPGHPLNKHVLFNMHDLADRSLQELQRSQQGELDGAGTTSEAADGGGDPEISCSACGSSNREGAVMLICSGSGEGSKAGCGAGMHADCLNPQPGASAALDGDWLCPKCDDGHVKAKPPPKKKAKKGGSRSGKPKLK; encoded by the exons atgcgcccgCACGACGGCGAGGACGAtggcgtcggcgacggcgacggcgacgagcgcCTCTTCGCGGGCGTCCGCTTCGCGCTCGTCGGCTTCGACCCCGCCTCCGAGTCCCAG TACCGGTCCGAGATTGTGCGGCGCGGTGGCGCCGACGCCGGCGGGCACGGTGCGGCGGGGTGCACCCACGTGGTCGTCTTCGGCCTCGTCTAC GATGATCCAGTGTGCGTGGCGGCGCGAGAGGGCGGGAAGAAGGTCGTGACTGAGCTGTGGGTGGACGATAGCCTGGATGCCGGAGTGATTGCCGATGCCGATCGG GTATTGTATAAGCCAGTGAGAGATCTGGAGGGTATACCGGGCAGTCAATCACTGAACATTTGCCTGACAGGGTACCAAAAGAACGGGCGTGAAGACATCATG AAAATGGTTACTTTAATGGGAGCACAGTTTTCTAAGCCTTTGATATCACACAAAGTCACCCATCTCATTTgctacaaatttgaag GTGAGAAGTATGAACTTGCTAAAATGGTGAATATCAATCTTGTTAATCACCAATGGTTGGAAGATTG CTTAAAGGCATGGGAAATTCTTCCAGTTGATAATTATAACAGAAG TGGTTGGGAACAAGAGATGATGGAGGTACAAGTTCAGGACTCCGAAGATGAAGCAGAAGATGCCGGCAGAGGTTTATCTCACAGCAGAAGCATTGCCAGAAGTGTTTCTGTTACAGGGATCAGAATGGGAACTCATGTTGATCCTGATGTCCGCGCATCCGTTCATGGTATTACCGTCTCCCTTGGCAATACTGACATTACTGCAGGAAGACACCTGGGCACTCCAGAACAGGGTCGTGAAGATGTATGCATAAGGCCCCTTGATGTTAGAGCTGACATACAAAGCACTCATAACACAAATGGTGTGACAAATTCTGCTGATCCTGAGGCACACGATTCTATCCGTCCTCCTATTAACTCCAGTAGCAATGAAAAGGCTCCTGGAGATCACATTACCAGAGATGAAACCAAAGATGGTGATAAAAGGCCACTTGCCGCTTCTCCTCTCAACACAAATGGGCTCACAGATTGTGCTGATCATCTTGTACATGAAGCAACTATGGTATCTCCTATTCCAGTAGTCAACAAACACAACATTGATGGAGAATATTTGGACAATCCCTGTCAGTTCACTGGCAACAATGTTAGTTTACTAACATCTTCTGCAGAGAGTCTCTTGAAGAAAGCATTGCACTCGTCACGTATTAGTGGAAACGTTGATCATAAGGATGATGGACCTGTAGTTGATCTTGCTGACAAAGTTGGTCAAGCAAACGTAGAAGGAACTGCAGCCTTTCTTAAGGCTAATTTGGTATCACCAGGCAATTCTGCATCGAAGACTACACCGATCTTAAGCTACTCCAGAAAGCGTTCTCGGAAGTCAGTTTCACCAGGAACTAATTTAAATTCGGTTGACCAAACAGCATCTCCCCAAAGTTTTGAGAGAAATACACCAAATGTCGAGTTTAATATTTCTGCATCAGTGAAGAGCAATGATAAAATTAGCGAGCTTGCTGATGCCAAAAGCCTGAGAGACGAAGCAATAAAAGATGTGAATAGACCAGACTCTGTACTTGCTCAGACAAAGAGCAGGCTTTCTTCAGCCAGTCCAAAACTGCTAAATGGAGGCACAGACTCAGCAACTGGAACTGCAAATAGTCCTTTCTCAAGCAGGGGAATCGCATCTGATGCCGCAACAGTTTCTGATCTGGGGGAAAATTCCACTGGATCTCGACCCATTAAAGCTACTGGTAAAGTTAACAGTGATGTTATTGTGAATCATACGGAGAGGCAGAAGTCTGACTCCTCTAGAAAGAAGCTGTTGAGCTATAGGAGGACTTCTTTGAAGCTTGCAAGGTCTTCTGAAGCAGAAAAACTTCCTGAAATTTTTGATAATGAGACGAAGGTAGAGTTACCAGCTAAAGCAAAGGAACTGGCACAGCATGAAGCAGCTGCAGAGAAGGAATGTGCCATAAGCCCTTCTATTGATCCTGAAGTTGAAAAAACAATTTCAAGTTTCTCTCGTCAAAATCAGAATGTAGCAATGAGCAGTGCATCACAGGTTAATATCATTGAAGCGGTAGCGACGGACTCGCAGCATGACAAGGAGGTTTCTCATGCAACCATGGAAGCAGGTGCTCGGAAAGTATCGGCTTCTAGAGTGAAGAACGCTGGTGCTAAGAGGCTTCGGAGTGCTACAAATGGTAGACGCCAATCATCTGCACGTTGTAAAAGTGAGTCCAAGTCTAAGCATGGTATCGAGGCAGTTCTTTCTCATGAAAACGTAGAAGCAGAAAAAGGAAATAATTGTACCAGTCCGAATGCTGCTGAATGTAGAACATCCTTTCCTGAAGAAATCCTGAGAAGTAGAGCAGACACAATTGCCAAGAACTCACTGAATGCCAACAGTGAGATGAATGATGTGCTAGCGGCTTCAAAGATGGAGTTCGTTAATGTGATTTCAAAGGGAAGTAAGCCTAAAAAACTTCCAAGCGGTGCAACTGCTGATCAATTTCAAAGAGGTTCATCTGAGAAGGGGGCATATGTCATAGCAAGGAGTGCTGTTCCAGAAGTTTCCCAGCCTGCTGACATAGAGATGGCTGATGCACCAACCGCTGATAAAGATGAGGCAGTATCTTTGAAGTCGAAGTTTTGTGATGCAGTTCCCCAAGCTTCCACTGAAAAGCTTTCAAGCACTGCAAGTGCTGATAACCATGAAACGTGCACTCCTGATAGAGTACCAAAGAACAGAGTGCGCAAAGCAGTTGCGAAGAGGAAAATTTCTGCGACACAACAGTATGTATCTGGTAGTGAACCTTGCAACACTGCTGGTGTCTTCCCATCTGAAGCTGAAGTTGACATAATGAAGAGGGCTGGAGAGTGCTCCACAAATGCTGGCAAGGCAATGGCTGACAAGGATGTCCAGAGTGCTAATAAGGATGGTACAGCAAATGAAGTTGGATCATTTTGCAAAGATTCCTTTGAGGACATATCGGAAGATGCGCAAAAAACAAAGCCGAGGAGCAGCAAAAAGAAAAAAGTTGCAGATGCAATGGATGGTTCTACTGACATTGACAAGGAGAATGTACCATCCAAAGACGTGCAAAACAAAAAGCCCAGGAGCAGCAAAAAGAAAAAAGTTCCAGATGCAATGGATGGTTCTACTGACCATAACAAGGAGAATGTACCATCCAAAGATGTGCAAAACACAAAGCCGAGGAGCAGCAAAAAGAAAAAAGTTGCAGGTGCAATGGATGGTTCTACTGACCATAACAAGGAGAATGTACCATCCAATGCTAATCCCTTTCCTAAATCAAAATATGGAAATAACCGTGTAAGTTCCAAATGTATCACAAAATCTGTACAGAATGGGAAAGATGTGCCTGGTGACCACAGTATAAGAGAAGGAAATGATTGCACAACCTTGGCCTTGTTGGAACCAACATGGTTTATTTTAAGCGGGCATGGCTTACTGAGGAAGGATTGTATGTCGATACTTAGACGCCTGAAGGGTAGAGTATGCAGGGGTTCACATCAGTGGTCTTTCCAAGCGACACATTTTATCGCACCCGAGCTCCGCAGAACCGAAAAATTCTTTGCAGCTGCTGCAGCTGGGAG GTGGATACTCAAGTCTGATTACTTGAGTGCTTGCAATGAGGCTGGCAAGTTTGTGGAGGAAGAACCATTTGAGTGGCACGGTGATGGCCCTAACAACGGCGACACAATAAGTTTGGATGCTCCAAGGAAATGGCGCCAACTAAGGCAACGTACTGGACATGGCGCCTTCCACGGGATGAAGATCATCATATATGGAGAGTGCATTTCTCCATCATTG GACACACTGAAGCGTGTAGTGAAGGCCGGTGATGGCACCATCTTAGCAACCTCCCCACCTTACACCCGGGTACTGAAACATGGCGCCAGTTTTGCGGTCGTATCAGCAGGCGTGTCGGGCACAGACGCGTGGGTCCAGGAGTTCGTGAGCCACAACATCCCCTGCATCAGCGCGGACTACCTGGTGGAGTACGTGTGCAAGCCCGGCCATCCTCTGAACAAGCACGTCCTCTTCAACATGCACGACCTGGCAGACAGGTCCCTGCAGGAGCTACAGCGTTCTCAGCAAGGCGAACTCGACGGTGCCGGCACCACCAGCGAGGCGGCAGACGGGGGAGGCGACCCCGAAATAAGCTGTTCTGCTTGCGGATCGAGCAACCGGGAAGGGGCCGTCATGTTGATATGCAGCGGCAGCGGCGAGGGGAGCAAGGCTGGCTGCGGCGCTGGGATGCATGCCGATTGCCTGAACCCGCAGCCTGGAGCTAGTGCTGCTCTGGATGGTGACTGGTTGTGCCCCAAGTGCGACGACGGGCATGTGAAAGCGAAACCACCTCCTAAGAAGAAGGCAAAGAAAGGTGGCAGCAGATCAGGAAAGCCCAAGCTCAAATGA